One genomic region from Reichenbachiella ulvae encodes:
- the msrB gene encoding peptide-methionine (R)-S-oxide reductase MsrB, translated as MKYLNILAILLITACSTQGQNSKVQTIDKSEEEWKAELTELEYYILREKGTERPWTGEYNEHKEKGVYTCAACGNILFYSNAKFDSHCGWPSYFEYATDSSVVESKDYSHGMVRTEITCAKCGGHLGHVFNDGPPPTGLRYCINSVSLDFVAE; from the coding sequence ATGAAGTACCTCAATATATTGGCGATCCTATTGATCACCGCCTGCAGCACGCAGGGTCAGAATAGCAAAGTCCAGACGATTGACAAAAGCGAAGAAGAATGGAAAGCCGAGCTCACAGAGCTGGAATACTACATCCTCCGCGAAAAAGGCACTGAGCGACCCTGGACAGGAGAATACAACGAGCACAAAGAAAAGGGCGTGTATACCTGTGCCGCCTGTGGCAATATCCTCTTCTACTCCAATGCCAAATTTGATTCGCACTGCGGATGGCCGAGCTATTTCGAATATGCGACGGACAGCAGTGTAGTCGAATCGAAGGATTATTCACACGGGATGGTGCGTACGGAGATCACTTGTGCCAAATGCGGGGGTCATCTGGGCCATGTCTTCAACGACGGCCCACCTCCTACGGGGTTGCGTTATTGTATCAATTCTGTTTCGTTGGATTTTGTGGCGGAATAG
- a CDS encoding sigma-70 family RNA polymerase sigma factor, with product MQTEQIWEEFSSRLLAFIRSKVSDDELARDMMQEVFIKIHKHRDQLTDSSKLSSWLYQITRNSITDYYRKQQPQQVALSDQAEELIEPNQNERFFNCLEPFVERLDPIYRDALQQTAYGTASQKAYAQANDLSYSAAKSRIQRARQQLKKLFMDCCAYQSDAYGNIVGARDCGSC from the coding sequence ATGCAAACAGAGCAAATATGGGAGGAATTCAGCAGCCGGCTTTTGGCCTTTATCCGGTCGAAGGTGTCGGACGATGAGCTGGCCAGGGATATGATGCAGGAGGTGTTCATCAAAATCCATAAGCACCGGGATCAGCTGACAGATAGCAGCAAGTTGAGCAGTTGGCTGTATCAAATCACCAGAAACAGCATCACCGACTACTATCGTAAGCAACAACCCCAGCAGGTGGCGCTCAGCGATCAGGCAGAGGAATTGATCGAGCCCAATCAGAACGAGCGTTTTTTCAATTGTCTGGAACCCTTTGTGGAACGGCTCGACCCCATCTATCGCGATGCATTGCAGCAGACCGCCTATGGCACAGCTTCACAAAAGGCCTATGCTCAGGCAAATGATCTAAGCTACTCAGCTGCCAAGTCGCGCATCCAGCGCGCCAGACAGCAACTCAAAAAGCTCTTTATGGACTGCTGTGCCTACCAGTCCGATGCCTACGGCAATATCGTCGGCGCGAGGGATTGTGGTTCTTGTTGA
- a CDS encoding DUF4834 family protein has product MLKFILIFFLFFWLVFKLGGFFVRLFLGKVANEARQQQGGQYQYQQQQKQQPRDGNVNIDYVPKEKGKKNDKTNFKGGDYVDYEEV; this is encoded by the coding sequence ATGTTGAAGTTTATTCTTATTTTCTTTCTGTTCTTTTGGTTGGTTTTCAAACTGGGCGGATTTTTCGTTCGCCTGTTTCTGGGAAAGGTCGCTAATGAGGCAAGACAGCAGCAAGGCGGTCAGTATCAGTACCAGCAGCAGCAAAAACAGCAGCCGAGAGATGGCAATGTCAACATCGATTATGTGCCAAAGGAGAAAGGGAAGAAAAATGACAAGACAAACTTCAAAGGCGGCGACTATGTCGATTACGAAGAGGTTTAA